One window of Sphingobium sp. HWE2-09 genomic DNA carries:
- a CDS encoding alpha/beta hydrolase: MEQRVEFKSSGETIQAVLRRPEGLEGDVPLVIMAGGWCYTKEIVMPHYSKFFEEIGCATLAFDYRNFGESTGSPRQHVDPWEQIEDYRNAISFARTLPDIDHDKTGIWGISYSGGHVLIVSALDNRPAFAISTIPVIDGKQTMRRTHGEARFGALNALIAGDRERRFSGQQGEMMPMSPEISPHNELTTWPFPHVREAFMMIKANEAPLHEHVNTIHSTELLLSYRAIPYAKEIYDTPVLMTLAHGDNITSADLEVDAFNNIPNPRKELVSVRGVDHMSIYRDVAHLGVVARVQQAWLKRFLGSQ; this comes from the coding sequence ATGGAACAGCGGGTAGAATTTAAAAGCAGCGGCGAGACGATCCAGGCGGTGCTCCGACGGCCTGAGGGTCTGGAAGGCGATGTGCCCCTCGTCATCATGGCTGGGGGCTGGTGTTACACCAAAGAGATCGTCATGCCGCATTACTCGAAATTTTTTGAGGAGATCGGCTGCGCAACACTTGCCTTCGACTATCGCAATTTCGGGGAAAGCACGGGATCGCCACGCCAACATGTCGATCCTTGGGAGCAGATCGAGGATTATCGCAATGCGATAAGCTTTGCGCGGACATTGCCCGACATCGATCACGACAAGACCGGTATCTGGGGCATCTCCTATAGTGGCGGGCATGTTCTGATCGTCTCCGCGCTCGACAACCGTCCCGCATTCGCGATCTCGACGATCCCGGTGATCGACGGAAAGCAGACGATGCGCCGGACTCACGGTGAAGCGCGCTTTGGTGCGCTGAACGCGCTGATCGCGGGCGACCGCGAGCGCCGCTTCTCCGGCCAGCAAGGCGAGATGATGCCGATGTCTCCGGAAATATCCCCACACAATGAGCTCACGACCTGGCCGTTCCCGCATGTTCGTGAAGCCTTCATGATGATTAAGGCAAATGAAGCGCCTTTGCATGAACATGTTAACACGATTCACTCGACTGAATTGCTGCTTTCCTATCGAGCGATTCCCTATGCGAAGGAGATCTACGATACGCCGGTATTGATGACATTGGCGCATGGGGACAATATTACGTCCGCCGATCTTGAAGTCGACGCGTTCAACAATATCCCCAATCCTCGAAAAGAACTCGTCTCTGTGCGCGGTGTGGATCATATGAGCATCTATCGGGACGTTGCCCATCTGGGCGTGGT